One segment of Primulina tabacum isolate GXHZ01 chromosome 6, ASM2559414v2, whole genome shotgun sequence DNA contains the following:
- the LOC142548291 gene encoding mini zinc finger protein 2-like, whose amino-acid sequence MKKRQMVLTMNDDSPRNSENSSLPVRTVRYGECQKNHAANVGGYAVDGCREFMAAGEEGTSGALACAACGCHRNFHRRVEEGGGEAEGEVGFE is encoded by the coding sequence ATGAAGAAACGTCAGATGGTTTTAACGATGAACGATGACTCTCCGAGAAACTCCGAAAATTCATCTCTTCCGGTGAGAACTGTGAGATATGGAGAGTGCCAGAAAAACCATGCAGCAAACGTTGGAGGATACGCGGTGGATGGGTGCAGGGAGTTCATGGCTGCCGGGGAGGAGGGAACAAGCGGCGCCCTCGCCTGTGCCGCCTGCGGATGCCACCGTAACTTCCACCGGAGGGTGGAGGAGGGGGGTGGAGAGGCGGAAGGGGAGGTGGGTTTTGAGTGA